The following coding sequences are from one Paraburkholderia caballeronis window:
- a CDS encoding HalD/BesD family halogenase, which produces MSAQAEQEQVVPSTAPRFSGGPAPQSTAPGADPARAVAAALRPLDNARLRGEYVDQGSFLYLSEFLPADATQQLIDAARALLPEVNRNYLPGHKAGGSVSRHTIDRLAPYIAQLYRSPELIAWLEKITGDRLQLSPQDDPHAYALYYYTRAGDHIGWHYDTSYYDGRRYTVLFGVIDDSSCTLDYELHTRDDSRSDQPGSVQYPPGSLVLFDGDKLRHRVTPAAEGEMRVSLTFEYVTNPNMRPWRRFISNMKDAIAYFGFRQVFRKAILAGRRGGGTGGESA; this is translated from the coding sequence ATGAGTGCGCAAGCAGAACAAGAACAGGTCGTCCCGTCCACCGCCCCCCGTTTCTCCGGCGGCCCCGCGCCGCAATCCACCGCACCCGGCGCCGACCCGGCCCGGGCCGTCGCGGCGGCGCTGCGTCCGCTGGATAATGCGCGTCTGCGCGGCGAATACGTGGATCAGGGCTCGTTCCTGTACCTGTCCGAGTTCCTGCCCGCCGACGCGACGCAACAACTGATCGACGCGGCGCGCGCGCTGCTTCCCGAAGTCAACCGCAACTACCTGCCGGGCCACAAGGCGGGCGGCAGCGTGAGCCGCCACACGATCGACCGGCTCGCGCCGTACATCGCGCAGCTTTACCGCTCGCCGGAACTGATCGCGTGGCTCGAAAAGATCACTGGCGACCGGCTGCAACTGTCGCCGCAGGACGATCCGCACGCGTATGCGCTGTACTACTACACGCGCGCAGGCGACCACATCGGCTGGCACTACGACACGTCGTATTACGACGGCCGCCGCTACACAGTGCTGTTCGGCGTGATCGACGACTCGTCGTGCACGCTCGACTACGAGTTGCACACGCGCGACGACAGCCGTTCGGACCAACCCGGCTCGGTCCAGTATCCGCCGGGTTCGCTGGTGCTGTTCGACGGCGACAAGCTGCGCCACCGTGTCACGCCGGCCGCCGAAGGCGAGATGCGCGTGTCGCTGACGTTCGAGTACGTGACGAACCCGAACATGCGCCCGTGGCGCCGTTTCATTTCGAACATGAAGGACGCGATCGCGTACTTCGGCTTTCGCCAGGTGTTCCGCAAGGCAATCCTCGCGGGCCGGCGCGGCGGCGGCACCGGGGGAGAGTCCGCGTGA
- a CDS encoding sugar ABC transporter ATPase yields MHLLTDRRMQPCVYSTALSAFVVTSMPLMNSLTKSLLAAAPVALVAACGSAPTPAPDDTAAAAPMVYVSSLRSPSSIATCLEDRLPRVRASQAGGATELAVGSSSNASYLVTLTPSGNGSVVRVMHDPSASSDPPEEEMRFHIARCTI; encoded by the coding sequence TTGCATCTTCTTACTGACCGGCGCATGCAACCCTGCGTATACTCGACGGCACTTTCAGCGTTCGTTGTCACTTCCATGCCGCTCATGAATTCGCTCACGAAATCCCTGCTTGCCGCCGCTCCCGTTGCATTGGTTGCCGCGTGCGGTTCGGCGCCGACGCCAGCGCCGGACGACACCGCGGCGGCCGCGCCGATGGTTTATGTGTCGTCGCTGCGCTCGCCGTCATCGATTGCGACCTGCCTCGAAGATCGCCTGCCGCGGGTTCGCGCGTCGCAAGCGGGTGGCGCGACTGAACTGGCGGTGGGTTCGTCGTCGAACGCGTCGTACCTGGTGACGCTGACGCCTTCCGGCAACGGGTCGGTGGTGCGCGTCATGCACGATCCGTCCGCGTCCAGCGATCCTCCCGAAGAAGAAATGCGCTTTCATATCGCGCGCTGCACGATTTGA
- a CDS encoding response regulator transcription factor, which translates to MYLTSREQALVADIFKVLADSLPEHELRREVGRRLLDLLNADYLASYVWDDERERFANRVALNMSDDNLSGYEQYYQYRDSLTPRLQRYQTAVRVTDVIPQEELAESELFNDFLRRDGLHWGLNLFAWFDGENIGDLRIWRGEHRDNFSDHELALLELVRPAFTVALARARDDTGIAKAADEPPPEGPGGVFGRLTRREREVVELVVEGLLDKEIAQRLGISYTTVRTHLDRSFQKLGVSNRSRLARLVRSTGG; encoded by the coding sequence ATGTACCTGACGAGCCGCGAACAGGCACTCGTTGCCGATATCTTCAAGGTGCTGGCCGATTCGCTACCCGAGCACGAACTGCGGCGCGAGGTGGGGCGGCGCCTGCTCGATCTGCTGAATGCCGACTATCTCGCGTCCTACGTGTGGGACGACGAACGCGAGCGGTTCGCGAATCGCGTGGCGCTCAACATGTCGGACGACAATCTGTCCGGTTACGAGCAGTACTACCAGTATCGCGATTCGCTGACCCCGCGGCTGCAACGCTATCAGACTGCCGTGCGCGTGACCGACGTGATTCCGCAGGAAGAGCTGGCGGAGTCGGAACTGTTCAACGACTTTCTGCGCCGCGACGGACTGCACTGGGGGCTGAACCTGTTCGCGTGGTTCGATGGCGAGAACATCGGCGACCTGAGGATCTGGCGCGGCGAGCATCGGGACAATTTTTCCGATCATGAACTCGCGCTGCTCGAACTGGTGCGGCCGGCGTTCACCGTAGCGCTCGCACGGGCGCGCGACGACACCGGCATCGCAAAGGCGGCCGACGAGCCGCCGCCGGAAGGACCGGGCGGCGTGTTCGGGCGGCTGACGCGGCGCGAGCGCGAGGTCGTCGAGCTGGTCGTCGAAGGACTGCTCGACAAGGAAATCGCGCAGCGCCTCGGTATTTCCTATACGACCGTGCGCACGCATCTCGACCGGTCGTTTCAGAAACTCGGCGTCAGCAACCGGTCGCGGCTCGCGCGGCTCGTGCGTTCGACCGGAGGCTGA
- a CDS encoding phosphocholine cytidylyltransferase family protein codes for MRAIILAAGLGLRLQQQAGEQFPKCLLPFEGVSLLERHLQLLEAAGVTEVVLALGFQPEQVDAELKRIGWPHPVETVLNTRFDLGSVLTVHCVADALTRGGDVLLMDADVLYDERVLAPLVAGDAPTNRLLIDRDFEAGDEPVKLCLRDGVPVELRKQLAVGLQYDTIGESVGFFRLNEATAKRFAQIVAGYVDSGRANLPHEEAVRDLLLERGPEFDTADVTGAPWIEIDFPNDVVRAAEEVLPQLRPVVSRVKQPTL; via the coding sequence ATGCGCGCGATCATTCTTGCCGCGGGCCTTGGCCTGCGCCTTCAGCAACAGGCTGGAGAACAGTTTCCGAAATGCCTGCTGCCGTTCGAAGGGGTGTCGCTGCTGGAGCGTCACCTGCAACTGCTCGAAGCGGCCGGCGTGACCGAAGTCGTGCTTGCGCTCGGCTTTCAGCCTGAGCAGGTGGACGCCGAACTGAAGCGGATCGGCTGGCCGCATCCGGTCGAGACGGTGCTGAACACGCGTTTCGATCTGGGCAGCGTGCTGACCGTGCATTGCGTCGCCGATGCGCTGACGCGCGGCGGCGACGTGCTGCTGATGGACGCCGATGTGCTGTACGACGAGCGCGTGCTCGCACCGCTGGTCGCCGGCGACGCGCCGACGAACCGTTTGTTGATCGACCGCGACTTCGAGGCCGGCGACGAGCCGGTGAAGCTGTGCCTGCGCGACGGCGTGCCGGTCGAACTGCGCAAGCAACTCGCGGTCGGGCTGCAATACGACACCATCGGCGAGTCGGTTGGCTTCTTCCGGCTGAACGAAGCGACCGCGAAGCGGTTCGCGCAGATCGTCGCCGGTTATGTCGACAGCGGCCGCGCGAACCTGCCGCACGAAGAAGCGGTGCGCGACCTGCTGCTCGAACGCGGCCCGGAGTTCGACACCGCGGACGTGACCGGCGCGCCGTGGATCGAGATCGACTTCCCGAACGACGTCGTGCGCGCGGCCGAAGAAGTGCTGCCGCAGTTGCGTCCGGTCGTGAGCCGCGTGAAGCAGCCGACACTGTAA
- a CDS encoding HpnL family protein, whose protein sequence is MSRAALLLLSIGAALFIALLAWQGLGSVTTALATAGWGLGLLAVVHVVPLAFDAGAIAVMFGRHDPVDQRDALLARWTGEAVNSLLPAGQIGGPVVMVRQLTQRGMRMRDAAAAITVSTTLQAVAQILFAVFGILLFCVYASHGAPRNLGIAAAIATVVLSSMIALFYVAQRRGLFGRTLRVAAKLFGKRDWSSLTSRADAVDEAVKELYRQRGKAAASFAFSLVGWLAGTVEVWLALRFLGHPVGWVDALLLESVGQAIRGAAFAIPGSLGVQEGGYLLLAPLVGLPPDAALALSLAKRAREIMLGLPGLLYLHFSERNWQRRRAVRVPTAVEAVD, encoded by the coding sequence GTGAGTCGCGCTGCGCTCCTGCTGCTGTCGATCGGCGCGGCACTCTTCATCGCGCTGCTGGCCTGGCAAGGGCTCGGATCGGTGACGACCGCGCTGGCGACCGCCGGCTGGGGGCTCGGACTGCTCGCTGTCGTGCATGTGGTGCCGCTCGCGTTCGACGCGGGGGCGATCGCGGTGATGTTCGGCCGGCATGATCCAGTCGATCAGCGCGACGCGCTGCTCGCGCGCTGGACCGGCGAGGCGGTGAACAGCCTGCTGCCGGCCGGCCAGATCGGCGGCCCGGTCGTGATGGTGCGCCAGCTCACGCAGCGCGGGATGCGGATGCGCGATGCGGCGGCCGCGATCACCGTCAGCACGACGTTGCAGGCAGTCGCGCAGATCCTGTTCGCGGTGTTCGGCATACTGCTGTTTTGCGTGTACGCGTCGCATGGCGCGCCGCGCAATCTCGGCATCGCGGCGGCGATCGCGACCGTGGTGCTGTCGTCGATGATCGCGCTGTTCTACGTCGCGCAGCGGCGCGGGCTGTTCGGGCGCACGCTGCGCGTCGCCGCGAAGCTGTTCGGCAAGCGCGACTGGTCGTCGCTGACGAGCCGCGCCGATGCGGTCGATGAAGCCGTGAAGGAACTGTATCGGCAGCGCGGCAAGGCGGCGGCGAGTTTCGCCTTCAGCCTCGTCGGCTGGCTGGCCGGCACGGTCGAGGTGTGGCTCGCGCTGCGCTTCCTCGGCCATCCGGTCGGCTGGGTCGACGCGCTGCTGCTCGAAAGCGTCGGCCAGGCGATCCGCGGCGCGGCGTTCGCGATTCCGGGCTCGCTCGGCGTGCAGGAGGGCGGTTATCTGCTGCTCGCGCCGCTTGTCGGGCTGCCGCCCGACGCCGCGCTCGCGCTGTCGCTCGCGAAGCGCGCGCGCGAAATCATGCTGGGCCTGCCGGGCCTGCTTTATCTGCATTTCAGCGAACGGAACTGGCAGCGTCGGCGCGCGGTGCGCGTGCCGACTGCTGTCGAAGCCGTCGATTAA
- a CDS encoding porin has translation MKKTLIAAGVLGVFAMGAHAQSSVTLYGSLDAGIVYANNVAGHSAWIQNSGSVSNTYFGLRGAEDLGGGLKAIFTLESGFNLNNGGYHGETGFNRKAYVGLQSNQFGTLTLGRQYDSVVDYLSPLSAAGMGFGNNLAGHPFDNDNLAQSFSIKNAVKYESVNYAGFKFGGLYGFSNDPEGFSNGRAWSAGASYNYGPLNVAAAYLQLNNSGALGSAQGAASSDTNISARLQRTYGVGATYAFGPALVGLVWTHSQIDGLASLSSGGAASGATNGLGGLNLHTNNYEVNGAYHLTPALALLGSYTFTDGRVTGSSYGRNDPKWHTVMLATDYSFSKRTDVYLAGVYQHASGSLGYDATGNGISNVAAINTLPASTNGNQVAATVGLRHRF, from the coding sequence ATGAAAAAAACCCTTATCGCCGCCGGCGTTCTCGGCGTCTTCGCAATGGGCGCGCACGCGCAGAGCAGCGTGACGTTGTACGGTTCGCTGGACGCAGGCATCGTCTACGCGAACAACGTCGCGGGCCACAGCGCGTGGATCCAGAACAGCGGCTCGGTGTCGAACACGTACTTCGGCCTGCGCGGCGCGGAAGACCTCGGCGGCGGCCTGAAGGCGATCTTCACCCTGGAAAGCGGCTTCAATCTGAACAACGGCGGCTACCACGGCGAAACCGGCTTCAACCGCAAGGCGTACGTCGGCCTGCAGAGCAACCAGTTCGGCACGCTGACGCTCGGCCGCCAGTACGACTCGGTCGTCGACTACCTGTCGCCGCTGTCGGCGGCGGGCATGGGCTTCGGCAACAACCTGGCCGGCCACCCGTTCGACAACGACAACCTCGCGCAGTCGTTCTCGATCAAGAACGCGGTCAAGTATGAAAGCGTGAACTACGCCGGCTTCAAGTTCGGCGGCCTGTACGGCTTCAGCAACGACCCGGAGGGCTTCTCGAACGGCCGCGCATGGAGCGCAGGCGCGTCGTACAACTACGGCCCGCTGAATGTCGCCGCCGCCTATCTGCAACTGAACAACTCGGGTGCGCTGGGTAGCGCGCAAGGCGCGGCCTCGTCCGACACCAACATCTCCGCGCGGCTGCAACGCACGTACGGCGTCGGCGCAACCTACGCGTTCGGCCCGGCGCTGGTCGGCCTCGTGTGGACGCATTCTCAGATCGACGGCCTGGCCTCGTTGAGCAGCGGCGGCGCCGCGTCGGGCGCAACGAACGGTCTCGGCGGGTTGAACCTGCACACCAACAACTACGAGGTCAACGGCGCGTACCACCTGACCCCGGCGCTCGCGCTGCTCGGTTCGTACACGTTCACCGACGGCCGCGTGACCGGCAGCAGCTACGGCCGGAACGATCCGAAGTGGCACACGGTCATGCTCGCGACCGACTATTCGTTCAGCAAGCGCACGGACGTGTACCTCGCGGGCGTGTATCAGCATGCTTCCGGCTCGCTGGGCTATGACGCCACGGGCAACGGCATCTCGAACGTCGCAGCGATCAACACGCTGCCGGCGTCGACGAACGGCAACCAGGTCGCGGCGACGGTCGGCCTGCGTCACCGCTTCTAA
- a CDS encoding MFS transporter, which produces MPLALGTFIVPLIVACAMFMENVDATVIVTSLPALARDLGHDPITLKLAVTSYVIGLGVFIPICGWVADRFGSRTVFRTAIGIFIAGSLLCAASTSLTMFVAARFVQGIGGAMMVPVGRIIIFRSLPKSDFIRAVNYLTVPALLGPVVGPPLGGFITTFLHWRLIFFVNIPIGVLGIWLAGRHIANMHEEHPGRLDLVGFLLSAGGAALFMLGLSLVGSGLVPVGSALAMCVGGVVLLAIYWFHARRVERPVLDLSLLRIPSFNASVAGGSLFRIGLGAVPFLLPLTLQEGLGMTAFASGSITCASAFGSIFMKTIASRALRRYGFRHVLIVNAMLAGASIAACGFFFPDTPRWAILLIVLIGGLFPSLQFTALNSLAYADIPTRDIGRATSVASVIQQLSLGLGVTIAGIVLQISHTLQGHPTIVWSDFWPAFVVVGLFCVASVPVTMRLPAGTGDEIARGTRRAA; this is translated from the coding sequence ATGCCACTCGCCCTCGGCACTTTCATCGTCCCGCTCATCGTCGCCTGCGCGATGTTCATGGAGAACGTGGACGCGACGGTCATCGTCACTTCGCTGCCCGCACTGGCGCGGGACCTCGGCCACGATCCGATCACGCTGAAACTCGCGGTCACGAGCTACGTGATCGGCCTCGGCGTGTTCATCCCGATCTGCGGCTGGGTCGCGGACCGCTTCGGTTCGCGCACCGTGTTTCGTACCGCGATCGGAATTTTCATTGCCGGGTCGCTGCTGTGCGCGGCGTCCACGTCGTTGACGATGTTCGTCGCCGCGCGCTTCGTGCAGGGCATCGGCGGCGCGATGATGGTGCCGGTCGGGCGCATCATCATCTTCCGTTCGCTGCCGAAGTCCGACTTCATTCGCGCGGTCAACTATCTGACCGTGCCCGCGTTGCTCGGGCCGGTGGTCGGACCGCCGCTCGGCGGTTTCATCACCACGTTCCTGCACTGGCGGCTGATTTTTTTCGTCAACATTCCAATCGGGGTGCTCGGCATCTGGCTCGCGGGACGGCACATCGCGAACATGCACGAAGAGCATCCAGGGCGGCTCGATCTGGTCGGTTTCCTGTTGTCCGCCGGTGGCGCGGCGCTGTTTATGCTCGGCCTGTCGCTCGTCGGCAGCGGGCTCGTGCCGGTTGGCAGCGCGCTCGCGATGTGTGTCGGCGGCGTGGTGCTGCTCGCGATCTACTGGTTCCATGCGCGGCGCGTCGAGCGGCCGGTGCTCGATCTGAGCCTGCTGCGGATTCCGAGTTTCAACGCGAGCGTCGCCGGCGGCTCGCTGTTTCGTATCGGGCTCGGCGCCGTGCCGTTCCTGCTGCCGCTGACGTTGCAGGAGGGACTGGGCATGACCGCGTTCGCGTCCGGCTCGATCACGTGCGCGTCGGCGTTCGGCTCGATCTTCATGAAGACGATTGCGTCGCGCGCGTTGCGGCGCTACGGGTTTCGTCATGTGCTGATCGTCAACGCGATGCTCGCGGGCGCGTCGATTGCCGCGTGCGGATTTTTCTTTCCCGATACGCCGCGCTGGGCGATCCTGCTGATCGTGCTGATCGGCGGCCTGTTTCCTTCGTTGCAGTTCACCGCGCTCAACTCGCTCGCGTATGCGGACATCCCGACGCGCGACATCGGCCGCGCAACGAGTGTCGCGAGCGTGATCCAGCAACTGTCGCTCGGGCTCGGCGTGACGATCGCCGGCATCGTGCTGCAGATTTCGCATACGCTCCAGGGCCATCCGACGATCGTCTGGTCGGATTTCTGGCCCGCGTTCGTCGTGGTCGGATTGTTCTGCGTCGCGTCGGTTCCGGTCACGATGCGTCTGCCGGCCGGCACCGGCGACGAGATCGCGCGCGGCACGCGCCGCGCCGCGTAG
- a CDS encoding CDP-alcohol phosphatidyltransferase family protein has product MTGKDQPGKTAPIAVPLPRTWDARAARWLVTPLVHTRVTPNHLTTLRLAIGLAGAYCLALGGFTHVNIGAFLIVLSNFVDHTDGELARISGKTSRIGHFYDLAADAVVTVLLFFGMGYGLGVQSSGAGWHVPPAVLGGLAGVAVAAIFFLRMRIEEMAGKVGTKQAFVGGFETEDVLYLLPLVTLTGIVAPFVVAASIGAPLFALWVVVDYWRVTRRLRPAKETSQMWISR; this is encoded by the coding sequence ATGACTGGAAAAGACCAACCTGGGAAAACGGCGCCGATCGCGGTGCCGCTGCCCCGCACCTGGGACGCGCGCGCCGCGCGCTGGCTCGTCACGCCGCTTGTCCACACGCGTGTCACCCCGAACCACCTCACCACGTTGCGCCTCGCGATCGGACTGGCCGGCGCGTATTGCCTCGCGCTCGGCGGCTTTACGCACGTCAACATCGGCGCATTTTTGATCGTTTTGTCGAATTTTGTTGATCACACCGATGGCGAACTGGCCCGCATCAGCGGTAAAACCAGCCGTATTGGTCATTTCTACGATCTCGCCGCCGATGCGGTCGTGACCGTGCTGCTGTTCTTCGGCATGGGCTACGGGCTAGGCGTCCAGTCGTCCGGCGCCGGGTGGCACGTGCCGCCCGCGGTGCTCGGCGGGCTGGCGGGCGTCGCGGTCGCGGCGATCTTCTTCCTGCGGATGCGGATCGAGGAAATGGCCGGCAAAGTCGGCACGAAACAGGCGTTCGTCGGGGGCTTCGAGACGGAGGACGTTCTCTATCTGTTGCCGCTCGTGACGCTCACCGGTATCGTGGCGCCTTTCGTCGTCGCGGCGTCGATTGGTGCACCGCTGTTTGCGCTGTGGGTCGTGGTCGACTACTGGCGCGTGACGCGCCGGCTCCGTCCCGCGAAGGAAACCAGCCAGATGTGGATCAGCAGATGA
- a CDS encoding metal-dependent hydrolase: MASGNAHHATGWAAGVIAAAVVTHAGAGGPWHLWTALAFLAGVAGGTAPDWLEVAWWTKRRRLWITHRTITHWGIGWIALLAWSYHGIGHLPLAAPVFGLACGGVIHLLADWPNPLGVPWIARRHSLNWWNSGRCDLLVVGASWGAAWFVAVHGAPHGWPVGTIERWWRQV; encoded by the coding sequence ATGGCATCGGGCAACGCACATCACGCGACCGGCTGGGCCGCCGGCGTCATCGCGGCCGCAGTGGTCACGCACGCCGGAGCCGGCGGCCCGTGGCACCTCTGGACCGCACTGGCTTTCCTCGCGGGCGTGGCCGGCGGCACCGCGCCGGACTGGCTGGAAGTCGCGTGGTGGACGAAACGGCGGCGTCTGTGGATCACGCATCGGACGATCACGCACTGGGGCATCGGCTGGATCGCGCTGCTGGCGTGGTCGTATCACGGCATCGGCCATCTGCCGCTCGCGGCGCCGGTGTTCGGCCTTGCGTGCGGCGGCGTCATCCATCTGCTCGCGGACTGGCCGAATCCGCTCGGCGTGCCGTGGATCGCGCGACGCCATTCGCTGAACTGGTGGAACAGCGGCCGCTGCGATCTGCTGGTCGTCGGCGCATCGTGGGGTGCTGCGTGGTTCGTCGCGGTTCATGGAGCGCCGCATGGATGGCCTGTCGGGACGATCGAACGGTGGTGGAGGCAGGTGTAA
- the ggt gene encoding gamma-glutamyltransferase, with translation MKLIDRTRISAGTLALVTLTAISTGFLEATPALAKAPQQKPVLTASAVAVADRYAADAAEQIFREGGNAVDAAVAIAFTLAVTYPEAGNIGGGGFMTLYVDGKPYFLDFRERAPLAATRTMYLDEQGNVIKGKSLYGGYAVGVPGTVDGMWEAQRRFGKLKWKQVLAPAIHYARDGFEVDEQLVKRRDDASKQFDGKTNFDQYFGGMKQGETFRQPELAAVLTRIANDGAKDFYNGRTADLIAASMKGNGLITKRDLQDYKAVWRQPVEAKWNGYDVITAPPPSSGGVGLVQLLKMKADLAPQFKDVPLNSPQYIHLTAEIEKRVFADRAQYLGDPDFYKVPVAQLTDDAYLAKRAAEVDPDKPSDTKSVQPGLGTSMPEKAETTHFSVVDRWGNAVSSTYTINGYFGSGVVVPGAGIVLNDEMDDFASKPGVPNMFGVVGSDANAIAPRKRPLSSMTPTILTKDGKVALVIGTPGGSRIFTSIFQVVNNLYDFDMPLKDAVGAMRFHHQLLPPNTIFWEPYQPIDGPLAKQVEAKGYVLKGQDFNGDIQAIRIDGDTPEAAADPRGRGVTRIVQ, from the coding sequence ATGAAGTTGATCGACAGAACAAGAATTTCCGCAGGCACTCTCGCACTCGTCACGCTGACCGCAATTTCTACCGGTTTCCTCGAAGCCACGCCGGCGCTTGCGAAGGCGCCGCAGCAGAAGCCGGTATTGACCGCATCGGCGGTCGCGGTCGCCGACCGCTACGCAGCCGATGCCGCGGAGCAGATCTTTCGCGAAGGCGGCAACGCGGTGGACGCCGCGGTCGCGATCGCGTTCACGCTGGCCGTCACGTATCCGGAGGCGGGCAACATCGGCGGCGGCGGATTCATGACGCTGTACGTCGACGGCAAGCCGTATTTCCTCGACTTTCGCGAGCGCGCGCCGCTCGCCGCGACCCGCACGATGTACCTCGACGAGCAGGGCAACGTGATCAAGGGCAAGAGCCTGTACGGCGGCTATGCGGTCGGCGTGCCGGGCACTGTCGACGGCATGTGGGAAGCGCAGCGCCGCTTCGGCAAGCTCAAATGGAAGCAGGTGCTCGCGCCCGCGATCCACTATGCGCGCGATGGCTTCGAAGTCGACGAGCAACTGGTGAAGCGCCGCGACGACGCGTCGAAGCAGTTCGACGGCAAGACGAACTTCGACCAGTATTTCGGCGGGATGAAGCAGGGCGAGACGTTCCGTCAGCCCGAACTCGCGGCGGTGCTCACGCGCATCGCGAACGACGGCGCGAAGGACTTCTACAACGGCCGCACCGCCGATCTGATCGCCGCGTCGATGAAGGGCAACGGCCTCATCACGAAGCGCGATCTGCAGGACTACAAGGCGGTATGGCGGCAGCCGGTCGAGGCGAAGTGGAACGGTTATGACGTCATCACCGCGCCGCCGCCGAGTTCGGGCGGCGTCGGCCTCGTGCAGCTGCTGAAGATGAAGGCCGATCTCGCGCCGCAGTTCAAGGACGTGCCGCTGAATTCGCCGCAGTACATCCATCTGACCGCGGAGATCGAGAAGCGCGTGTTCGCGGACCGCGCGCAGTATCTCGGCGACCCGGACTTCTACAAGGTGCCGGTCGCGCAACTGACCGACGACGCGTATCTCGCGAAGCGCGCGGCCGAAGTCGATCCGGACAAGCCGTCGGACACGAAGAGCGTGCAGCCGGGCCTCGGCACGTCGATGCCGGAGAAGGCAGAAACGACGCACTTCTCGGTGGTCGACAGGTGGGGCAACGCGGTGTCGAGCACGTACACGATCAACGGCTACTTCGGGTCGGGCGTCGTCGTGCCGGGCGCGGGCATCGTGCTGAACGACGAGATGGACGACTTCGCGTCGAAGCCGGGCGTGCCGAACATGTTCGGCGTGGTCGGCAGCGATGCGAACGCGATCGCGCCCAGGAAGCGGCCGCTGTCGTCGATGACGCCGACGATCCTGACGAAGGACGGCAAGGTCGCGCTCGTGATCGGCACGCCGGGCGGCTCGCGGATCTTCACGTCGATCTTCCAGGTGGTCAACAACCTGTACGACTTCGATATGCCGTTGAAAGACGCGGTCGGCGCGATGCGCTTCCATCATCAACTGCTGCCGCCGAACACGATTTTCTGGGAGCCGTACCAGCCGATCGACGGCCCGCTCGCGAAGCAGGTGGAGGCGAAGGGTTACGTGCTGAAGGGGCAGGACTTCAACGGCGACATCCAGGCAATCCGTATCGACGGCGACACGCCGGAAGCCGCCGCCGACCCGCGCGGCCGCGGCGTGACGCGGATCGTTCAATAG